In Abditibacteriaceae bacterium, one genomic interval encodes:
- a CDS encoding metallophosphoesterase, with translation MKNTKRLFLVALFLVFGSRYSNARPFTLPVIPDTQVAVRAKPEMFFSQMNWLAQNKNVLNIPLVLHVGDIVDFDNMKQWETASAGFSILDKAKLPYALAVGNHDTAAVGVNSGSAAPGNVNANLRNTAKFNFFFPPRRLVAQEARFEAGKSDNAIYTFKAGGLNWLVLTLEFCARQAPVDWANTVLPKYPKHNVIVLTHFHLNSQGQINGNNAGYGNLSTQSVFDQLTKKHRNVLMVLSGHVDTSAWRTDVGEQDNTIYQILQDYQGQDSGGGYIRLLDIDTEAGTIDARMYSPFYDKTKEDTSKFSLTGVKFIR, from the coding sequence ATGAAGAACACCAAGCGACTTTTTCTCGTTGCACTTTTTCTCGTCTTTGGTTCCCGATACAGCAATGCGCGGCCTTTTACCTTACCAGTTATTCCCGATACGCAAGTCGCGGTGCGGGCGAAGCCGGAAATGTTCTTCAGCCAGATGAACTGGCTGGCGCAGAACAAGAACGTGTTGAATATTCCGCTTGTGCTTCATGTCGGCGACATCGTCGATTTCGACAACATGAAGCAGTGGGAAACCGCGAGCGCGGGTTTCTCGATTTTGGATAAAGCGAAACTCCCTTACGCGCTTGCGGTTGGAAATCACGATACGGCAGCCGTCGGCGTCAATAGCGGCAGCGCCGCGCCGGGCAATGTCAATGCGAATCTGCGTAATACGGCGAAATTCAATTTCTTCTTTCCACCGCGTCGGCTTGTAGCGCAAGAAGCGCGTTTTGAAGCAGGCAAAAGTGACAACGCAATTTACACCTTCAAAGCAGGCGGATTGAATTGGCTCGTTCTCACGCTGGAATTTTGCGCGCGTCAAGCGCCGGTCGATTGGGCGAATACGGTTTTGCCAAAGTACCCCAAGCACAATGTCATTGTGCTGACGCACTTTCATCTCAATTCGCAGGGGCAGATTAATGGGAACAACGCGGGATACGGCAATCTCAGCACGCAATCGGTTTTCGATCAGCTGACCAAGAAACATCGCAATGTGCTGATGGTCCTAAGCGGCCACGTCGATACTTCCGCGTGGCGCACTGACGTGGGCGAGCAGGACAACACGATTTATCAGATTCTGCAGGATTATCAGGGACAGGATTCCGGCGGCGGCTACATTCGTTTGCTCGACATCGACACGGAAGCCGGCACAATCGACGCGCGAATGTATTCGCCGTTCTACGACAAGACCAAAGAAGACACGTCAAAATTCTCTTTGACCGGCGTAAAATTTATCCGGTAG
- a CDS encoding isochorismate lyase, producing the protein MTIKTPSECRDMKEIRAAIDSLDKHVVQLLGQRFEYVKAAAKFKTDATAVRAPERFQAMLAQRRAWAEDAGLSPDAIEKMYRDLVEHFIAEEMKHWNAAKPSRDTDAATS; encoded by the coding sequence ATGACGATAAAAACACCTTCTGAATGCCGCGATATGAAAGAGATTCGCGCGGCCATCGATTCGCTCGATAAACACGTTGTTCAGTTGCTTGGCCAGCGCTTCGAGTACGTGAAAGCCGCCGCGAAATTCAAGACCGACGCCACCGCGGTGCGCGCACCGGAGCGTTTTCAGGCGATGCTCGCGCAGCGACGCGCGTGGGCAGAAGATGCGGGACTCAGCCCCGACGCCATCGAAAAGATGTACCGCGATCTTGTCGAACACTTCATCGCCGAAGAAATGAAGCATTGGAATGCCGCAAAGCCTAGTCGAGATACTGACGCAGCGACTTCTTAA
- a CDS encoding transketolase — MDTNLSHLAAQLRIDSIRCTTAAGSGHPSSSMSGADIMAVLLAKHLRYDWNNPKSPANDSLIFSKGHACPLLYAGYKAVGAITDEELLTLRQLGSRLEGHPTPDIPWVEAATGSLGQGLSVGVGDALCGKNLDKLPYRVWVILGDSEMAEGSVWEAFGTAGEYGLNNLVAIIDVNRLGQRGPTMLEWNTGAYAARAKAFGWNAIEIDGHNIEEVERAFAAAEKSDKPFCIVARTKKGSGASLTEDQPGWHGKALNAEQAETAIAEIKAASGIEDANIVITPLLPEAGTVEIGGKSDALPQYPLGEKVAARKAYGDALKAIGADERVVALDAEVSNSTFSEIFGKAYPDRFFEMYIAEQQMVSSAVGLQWRGRIPFCSTFSAFFSRAYDQIRMAAISQADIRFCGSHAGVSIGEDGPSQMALEDLAMFRAICGSTVLYPSDAASTVALVATMKDLKGISFIRTTREATPVLYGPDEQFPVGGSKTHGDGTAAAIIGAGITLHEALKAQKELKESGTEVRVIDLYSVKPIDVATIAKAAQECDKIIVVEDHWREGGLGEATLAALAQAGVAPKAFAHLCVEKMPRSGKPMELLADNGIDAKTIAAAVK; from the coding sequence ATGGACACCAACCTTTCACATCTCGCCGCTCAACTTCGCATCGACAGCATTCGTTGCACCACTGCCGCCGGTTCGGGACACCCTTCTTCCTCAATGTCGGGCGCTGACATCATGGCGGTTCTGCTCGCCAAGCATCTGCGCTACGACTGGAACAACCCCAAAAGCCCCGCCAACGACTCGCTGATTTTCTCCAAAGGCCACGCTTGCCCTTTGCTTTATGCAGGTTATAAAGCTGTCGGCGCCATCACCGATGAAGAACTGCTCACGCTGCGCCAGTTGGGAAGCCGTTTGGAAGGCCATCCCACACCGGATATTCCGTGGGTCGAAGCGGCGACAGGTTCGCTCGGACAAGGCTTGTCGGTCGGTGTCGGTGACGCTTTGTGCGGCAAGAACCTCGACAAGTTGCCTTATCGCGTCTGGGTCATTCTGGGCGATAGCGAAATGGCGGAAGGTTCGGTTTGGGAAGCGTTCGGCACCGCCGGCGAATATGGTTTGAACAACCTTGTCGCGATTATCGACGTGAACCGTTTGGGTCAGCGCGGCCCGACAATGCTCGAATGGAACACGGGCGCTTACGCCGCGCGCGCCAAAGCTTTCGGCTGGAACGCGATTGAAATCGACGGTCACAACATCGAAGAAGTTGAGCGTGCTTTCGCCGCCGCTGAAAAAAGCGACAAGCCGTTCTGTATCGTGGCGCGCACCAAGAAAGGTTCGGGCGCGAGCCTCACCGAAGACCAGCCCGGCTGGCATGGCAAAGCGTTGAACGCCGAACAAGCCGAAACCGCGATTGCCGAGATCAAAGCCGCGAGTGGCATTGAAGACGCCAACATCGTAATCACGCCGCTCCTGCCCGAAGCGGGTACGGTCGAAATCGGCGGCAAGTCCGACGCGCTACCGCAATATCCGCTTGGTGAGAAAGTCGCAGCCCGCAAAGCTTACGGCGACGCGCTCAAAGCAATTGGCGCCGACGAGCGCGTTGTTGCCCTCGACGCGGAAGTTTCCAACTCGACGTTCTCCGAAATCTTCGGCAAAGCCTATCCCGACCGCTTCTTCGAAATGTATATCGCCGAACAGCAGATGGTTTCGAGCGCTGTTGGCTTGCAGTGGCGCGGACGCATTCCGTTCTGCTCGACGTTCTCCGCGTTCTTCAGCCGCGCCTATGACCAGATCCGCATGGCCGCGATTTCCCAGGCCGACATTCGTTTCTGTGGCTCGCACGCCGGCGTTTCGATTGGTGAAGATGGCCCGTCGCAGATGGCTTTGGAAGATCTCGCGATGTTCCGCGCGATTTGCGGCTCGACGGTTTTATATCCCTCGGATGCCGCTTCCACCGTTGCGCTCGTCGCCACGATGAAAGATTTGAAAGGCATTTCGTTCATCCGCACCACGCGCGAAGCCACGCCGGTTCTTTACGGCCCGGATGAACAGTTCCCCGTCGGCGGCAGCAAAACCCACGGCGACGGAACAGCCGCAGCCATTATTGGCGCAGGCATCACGTTGCACGAAGCGTTGAAGGCGCAGAAAGAATTGAAGGAAAGCGGCACCGAAGTGCGCGTCATCGACCTTTATTCTGTGAAGCCGATTGACGTGGCGACGATTGCCAAAGCCGCGCAGGAATGCGACAAAATCATCGTCGTTGAAGATCACTGGCGCGAAGGCGGTTTGGGCGAAGCAACGCTGGCGGCGTTGGCGCAAGCGGGCGTGGCGCCGAAAGCGTTTGCTCACCTGTGCGTCGAGAAGATGCCGCGTTCGGGCAAGCCGATGGAACTGCTCGCCGACAACGGTATCGATGCGAAAACCATCGCTGCTGCGGTGAAATAA
- the rbsK gene encoding ribokinase encodes MSLCDVVVIGSSNMDMVVRCDELPLPGQTILGTDFVMNPGGKGANQAVAAAKMGARTQLVARLGNDMFAEASEKSYAEVGLGTDYVRRDEAKASGIALIFVDENGENEIVVAPGANMQLTPADIDAARPVIEGAKVMLLQLEIPMETVRYAARVAVENKTRVILNPAPARILPADLLQNTDIIIANETEILVLTGAEDVGIHTASAACRPLLDAGVESVITTLGKDGALITSGSGATRVPGFKVKAIDTTSAGDTFNGALACALAEGKNLEQAVLFANAAAALSATKQGAQISMPTRAEVDAKMAEE; translated from the coding sequence ATGTCTCTTTGCGATGTGGTCGTAATTGGCTCGTCAAATATGGATATGGTGGTGCGCTGCGACGAACTGCCGCTGCCCGGCCAAACGATTTTAGGTACCGATTTCGTAATGAATCCTGGTGGCAAAGGCGCAAACCAGGCCGTCGCTGCCGCTAAGATGGGCGCGCGCACGCAGCTCGTGGCGCGTCTGGGCAACGATATGTTCGCCGAAGCGAGCGAAAAATCCTACGCCGAAGTGGGGCTGGGCACCGATTATGTGCGCCGCGACGAAGCGAAAGCGTCAGGCATCGCCCTGATTTTCGTCGATGAAAACGGCGAGAACGAAATCGTGGTTGCGCCCGGCGCGAACATGCAACTCACGCCCGCCGACATCGACGCCGCACGTCCGGTCATCGAAGGCGCGAAAGTGATGCTGCTGCAGCTCGAAATTCCGATGGAAACCGTGCGCTACGCCGCTCGTGTGGCCGTCGAGAACAAAACGCGCGTCATTTTGAATCCGGCACCCGCGCGCATTCTGCCCGCCGATTTGCTGCAGAACACCGACATCATCATCGCCAACGAAACCGAAATCTTGGTGCTGACCGGCGCCGAAGATGTCGGAATTCACACCGCATCGGCAGCTTGTCGTCCGTTACTCGACGCCGGTGTCGAATCGGTGATTACAACGCTTGGCAAAGACGGCGCGCTGATTACTTCGGGTTCGGGCGCGACACGCGTTCCCGGCTTCAAAGTGAAAGCTATCGACACCACTTCGGCGGGCGATACGTTTAACGGCGCGCTCGCATGCGCTCTGGCGGAAGGCAAGAATCTGGAGCAAGCCGTTTTGTTTGCCAACGCCGCCGCCGCGCTTTCCGCCACCAAGCAGGGCGCGCAGATTTCGATGCCGACACGCGCCGAAGTCGATGCGAAGATGGCCGAAGAATAA